The Daphnia magna isolate NIES linkage group LG6, ASM2063170v1.1, whole genome shotgun sequence genome segment CCAAGCTGCGCACCACGCGAAAGCTACCCTTGCCGCTCAGGCGACTTTGGCTGCCCAACAAGCTCAAGCAATTGTAGCTGCTAAGCAAGCCCAGGCCGCCCAAATATCTCAAGCGGCTCAAGCAGCACAGGCAGCTGCGTTTGCCGAATCAGCACAGGCTGCTCAAGCTGCCCAAGCTGTTCAGGCAGCTGAAGCAACCAAATTACAGGCTCTTCAACAGGCTCAGGCACTGACTTTGGCAGCAAAAGCTGCCCAAACGCACGCAGCTTCTGCCATTGCTTCCTTACATGCTGCCCAGGCGCAACAAGCCTCACAGTCCCAAATGGCTTACCAAGCGCAGGCAAATGCCCAAGCCTTGCATGCCAAACATCAGTCTTCTCTAGCTGATCTCGCTGGAGCCCAAATTGCGGCCAATAAGGTACAGCAAACTCGATAACTGCATTTCTTCTATATTTGTATCAATCGTGCCCTTTTCTCAAACATTGATTAGGCTTATGCTGCTGCCCAGGGTGCGCAAGCTAACGCTCTTGTAGGACATGGGCATGGCCAGGGATCGTACACAACAACAGTGCAGAAAACCATCAGCCACGTATCTGCTGGCTCACATTATTAAACAATGAATTAAAACGCCCAAAACCTAACCTTTTCCGTTAATGTAACGCATTTCAAGCCATCGTTGAACAGCGTGCCTTTTTGTAGGGGCTCAAAACCGTGTTCTTAAGATATGTGGATCATAATCTCATATACAGAGTATATTATACCAGCTATAAAACTtattataaataaattttattagAGCATGATTATGCTTTTGTTTGTGGTCGACTAGTGTACTTTGCAAGTcacaaaatctttttcttcggtttttttaactttacaCGTAATCGGTAGACGAAGGAGACATAACAcattttcttatatttttattatgtCTCAATGTTTAAAGTAAATGAACCACCCAACCCCGCTTAAATTATTATTGGAAATAACTCAAAGAAGAAAGCGGAAAACCGACAAAGTGCATGCGTAAATAAGTAAAGATAAAGAACTTAAGTTAGCAAATTAGTCTTATAGTGCAGCCCTCAACTTAAAGCATTATTGCATGACACGTGACCACAATAAAAACGTGACCCCACGAGCAATAACATTATAACAGTTCATCACAAGCTCGCATAAGGTTAAGTAGTTAAATTTTCTGCTTTCACCAATAATGGCGTCAGGAGGTATGATTTTTTGCCCTTCACATCCCGATGCTCCTTTGGTTGATGACTATCGAGCTGGTGATCAGATTTGTTCCGAATGTGGACTTGTTGTTGGGGACAGGTCAGACattagtttgtttttgtcgTTTTCCGTTAACTCACTGTTTTGTCGTCGATCAGGGTTGTCGATGTTGGTTCAGAGTGGCGAACTTTCAGTAACGAAGCAGGTAATGCAGATCCTTCGCGTGTTGGTGCATCTGAAAACACTCTGCTAAATGGAACTAATCTAACAACAATGATCGGACCCAGTACAAGTGGTGTCTCATTTGATGAAAATGGGGGCACAGTGTATAAGAATAGACAAACGGTATAATCATTTGAACACTTACAATCAAAGATGTGACATTGTTTGACAATGCCCTGATCAGATGAGCAGCTCGGATCGTACCCTTGTGAATGCCTTCAAAGAAATAAGCAATATGGCTGATCGCATAAACTTACCTAGGACCATTGTTGACAGGTTACTATGCACTTTGTATTCCATTTTAACATaaatttgtatttgtgtttgaaCATAGAGCAAACAACCTTTTCAAGCAGGTTCATGATGGAAAGAATTTGAAGGGTCACAGCACAGATGCTAGTGCCTCTGCATGCCTCTATATCTCATGCAGGTATAAAccataataaataaacaaagcAAGTCTTTTGTGGTATTATCa includes the following:
- the LOC116925183 gene encoding tol-Pal system protein TolA — its product is MKSALILIAFFGFVALVTAASQEKASSVEETSRDKRGYENEYVIGGGYGGGHGAGSVGAAAIAQQAANIAKAAHNAQYAAGAQAAHHAKATLAAQATLAAQQAQAIVAAKQAQAAQISQAAQAAQAAAFAESAQAAQAAQAVQAAEATKLQALQQAQALTLAAKAAQTHAASAIASLHAAQAQQASQSQMAYQAQANAQALHAKHQSSLADLAGAQIAANKAYAAAQGAQANALVGHGHGQGSYTTTVQKTISHVSAGSHY
- the LOC116925182 gene encoding transcription initiation factor IIB yields the protein MASGGMIFCPSHPDAPLVDDYRAGDQICSECGLVVGDRVVDVGSEWRTFSNEAGNADPSRVGASENTLLNGTNLTTMIGPSTSGVSFDENGGTVYKNRQTMSSSDRTLVNAFKEISNMADRINLPRTIVDRANNLFKQVHDGKNLKGHSTDASASACLYISCRQEGVPRTFKEICAVSKIGKKEIGRCFKLILKALETSVDIITTSDFMPRFCSNLGLPSMVQRAASHIGRKAVELDIVPGRSPISVAAAAIYMASHASDKKLTKKEIGDIAGVADVTIRQSYELMYPRATELFPPDFKLIISQLPQR